From a region of the Hemibagrus wyckioides isolate EC202008001 linkage group LG06, SWU_Hwy_1.0, whole genome shotgun sequence genome:
- the mycn gene encoding N-myc protein, with translation MPAMVKNSDLEFDSFQPCFYPEDDFYLCGPGEDIWKKFELLPTPPLSPSRAALASGDAGVECASPGGFGLADPLDWASELLLLPPQDTEDEAWRTPESDLFGACALDDPVILQDCMWSGFSAREKLERAVNEKLGRTVSSSVSVTATASLSGSSGLKSSAMKAPETNRAATECVDPAVVFPFPVNKRNGGQSASQTRSASLAHVDRREDDTPSDSDDNDDVDDEDDEEEEEEEEEEEIDVVTVEKRRSTTSRNFQSQASSSASRLNSGASRAPQELILKRTAAASIHQQQHNYAAPSPYSDDSDLPSAPPNKKHRSESSAGSGTNSQRSMKTNMCLPISPNGIQRLRKSGSGSDSEDNERRRNHNILERQRRNDLRSSFLMLRDQLPELAKNDKAAKVLILKKAAEYVGSLEAQELRLRQEKDKLQARRQQLLRHLEQVRTR, from the exons ATGCCAGCCATGGTGAAAAACTCCGACCTGGAGTTCGACTCCTTCCAACCGTGTTTCTACCCGGAGGATGATTTTTACTTGTGCGGCCCGGGAGAAGACATCTGGAAAAAATTCGAGCTGCTGCCCACCCCGCCGCTGTCCCCGAGCCGCGCGGCGCTTGCGAGCGGTGATGCGGGGGTCGAGTGCGCGTCTCCGGGTGGGTTTGGACTCGCTGATCCGCTGGACTGGGCTTCCGAACTGCTCCTTCTGCCACCGCAGGACACCGAGGACGAAGCGTGGCGCACACCGGAGAGCGACCTGTTCGGCGCGTGTGCACTCGATGACCCGGTCATCCTTCAGGACTGCATGTGGAGTGGCTTCTCGGCGCGCGAAAAGCTCGAGCGCGCCGTCAACGAGAAGCTCGGCCGGACCGTGTCCTCCTCGGTCTCCGTCACCGCCACCGCATCTCTTTCTGGATCTTCTGGACTTAAAAGCAGCGCCATGAAGGCGCCCGAGACAAACCGTGCTGCGACTGAGTGCGTGGACCCCGCTGTGGTTTTCCCATTCCCTGTAAACAAAAGGAACGGAGGGCAGAGCGCGAGCCAGACGAGGAGCGCATCCTTGGCTCACGTGGACAGGCGCGAGGACGACACCCCGAGCGACTCCG ATGACAACGACGACGTGGATGACGAAGAcgatgaggaagaagaggaggaagaggaggaggaagagatcGATGTAGTCACAGTGGAGAAGCGCCGATCCACCACTAGCAGGAACTTCCAATCTCAGGCCTCATCATCAGCGAGCCGTCTGAACTCGGGTGCGAGCCGGGCGCCCCAGGAGCTCATCTTAAAAAGGACGGCGGCCGCCTCCAtccaccagcagcagcacaacTACGCAGCGCCTTCGCCATACTCCGACGACTCGGACCTTCCCTCTGCTCCCCCGAATAAAAAACACAGATCCGAAAGCAGCGCTGGTTCCGGCACAAACTCACAGCGtagtatgaaaacaaacatgtGCTTGCCCATCTCTCCGAACGGGATTCAGCGGCTCAGGAAAAGCGGCTCGGGCTCCGACTCGGAGGACAACGAGCGCAGACGCAACCACAACATCCTGGAGCGGCAACGGCGCAACGACCTGCGCTCCAGCTTCCTGATGCTGCGCGATCAGCTGCCTGAGCTAGCGAAAAACGACAAAGCAGCCAAAGTGCTGATCCTCAAGAAGGCTGCAGAGTACGTGGGTTCACTGGAGGCTCAGGAGCTTCGGCTTCGTCAGGAAAAGGACAAGCTCCAGGCGAGACGGCAGCAGCTCCTCCGCCACCTGGAGCAAGTCAGGACTCGCTAG